One Chitinophaga varians DNA window includes the following coding sequences:
- a CDS encoding glycerophosphodiester phosphodiesterase family protein gives MKRCFFIVLAWLGTWSALQAQTTTAKEKIDSILEDFHQHPERVLVAAHRSAHTYYPENSLGAIREAIRQGIDIAELDVRMTKDSVLVLMHDQTITRTTGKKGKVSSYTYAELQQFPLLHNGQPTTEKIPTFKEALLLAKGHIIIDIDFKADSREAARKTCEEVQATGTARQVLFFVYDHQQVPFLQSIDKQIPVMPRAHNAVETAAILKMGQFPVIHIDDSFSDNVINDIRTAGSRVWINALGDFDDMEKKAENTGFDQLLSKFKRANVIQTDLPEQLLRYLRKKGLHQ, from the coding sequence ATGAAACGCTGTTTTTTTATCGTACTGGCATGGCTCGGCACCTGGAGCGCTCTCCAGGCACAAACGACTACCGCCAAAGAAAAGATTGATTCTATACTGGAAGATTTTCACCAGCACCCCGAACGTGTCCTGGTGGCCGCACACCGGTCGGCACATACCTACTACCCGGAAAACTCCTTAGGTGCTATCAGAGAAGCGATCAGACAAGGCATAGACATCGCGGAACTGGACGTGCGGATGACCAAAGACAGCGTGCTGGTGCTTATGCACGACCAAACCATCACCCGCACCACAGGAAAGAAAGGAAAAGTAAGCAGCTATACCTATGCAGAACTGCAACAGTTTCCTTTACTGCATAACGGGCAGCCTACCACCGAGAAAATCCCCACTTTCAAAGAGGCATTATTGCTGGCCAAAGGACATATTATCATCGATATAGACTTCAAGGCCGACAGCCGGGAAGCGGCCCGCAAAACATGTGAAGAGGTACAGGCTACCGGCACCGCCAGGCAGGTGCTGTTCTTCGTGTATGATCATCAACAGGTGCCGTTCCTGCAAAGCATCGACAAACAAATACCTGTTATGCCAAGGGCACATAACGCCGTGGAAACAGCCGCCATCCTGAAAATGGGCCAATTCCCCGTTATTCATATTGACGACTCCTTTTCAGACAATGTCATCAACGACATCCGCACCGCAGGGTCACGGGTATGGATCAACGCTTTGGGAGATTTTGACGATATGGAAAAAAAGGCCGAAAATACCGGGTTTGATCAACTGCTTTCAAAGTTCAAACGCGCCAATGTTATCCAGACTGATTTGCCGGAGCAACTGCTTCGATATCTGAGGAAAAAGGGGCTGCATCAATAA
- a CDS encoding Crp/Fnr family transcriptional regulator gives MYEQLARHITTHSPLKEDDLQQVLPYFKPLQVKKNTLVSRIGEPSRRMFFINRGCLRVYFIKPDGREVTRRFAFENSFSSSLTSFIGGTVLKEATQAVEASELLYIDRLDYYHLVDNVPGWDLFYRYCLEYAYVTNTRRLEDFITLSARERYRLLLDENPQVVLRLPNKLVANYLNITQEALSRIKSDS, from the coding sequence ATGTACGAACAGCTGGCCAGACATATTACAACGCATAGCCCGTTAAAGGAGGACGACCTGCAGCAGGTACTTCCTTACTTCAAGCCCCTGCAGGTGAAAAAGAACACACTGGTGTCCCGGATCGGGGAGCCTTCCAGGCGTATGTTTTTTATTAACAGAGGATGTTTGCGGGTGTATTTTATCAAACCGGACGGAAGGGAAGTGACCCGGCGCTTTGCCTTCGAAAATTCATTCTCCTCTTCCCTCACCTCCTTTATCGGTGGTACGGTACTGAAAGAGGCCACCCAGGCAGTAGAAGCCTCAGAGCTGTTGTATATTGACCGGCTTGATTATTATCACCTCGTAGATAATGTACCAGGCTGGGACTTGTTTTACCGGTACTGTCTTGAATATGCCTACGTGACCAACACCAGGCGCCTGGAAGATTTCATCACCCTAAGCGCCAGAGAGCGTTATCGTTTGTTGCTCGATGAAAACCCGCAGGTGGTGCTCCGGTTACCTAATAAACTGGTGGCGAATTACCTGAACATTACCCAGGAAGCACTTAGCAGAATAAAATCCGACAGCTGA
- a CDS encoding RagB/SusD family nutrient uptake outer membrane protein, with protein sequence MLFNKHLHLLTAISLCCTFFTSCSLDEKELYKPVPEAIYSTPAGISNGVTGVYSKLRGLYGSQKGFTVTTMGTDLFHHGKDGGYKYMDDYSAALNPADDYLNGIWNDCYAGINAANTVLDRIDAVAMDDKLKTQYKAETRFLRAHYYYWLTLQFGDVVYSAHETKGVVTDAGRTAKEEIWKSMLEDTQFAADQLSWTSPDYGRITRGAALHQLAKVKLLLKDYDGAAAAAVKVIKEGPYQLVKTYGGVFDYNNQRNTEIVFAVQYINNALFNDDGNQGHAFFTPAYDQYAGLKRDLEQGGRPYTRFRPTAFFRELFDPNDARFDVTFRYTWTYNNTATLPAGKKIGDTVVWQISPGVTSLIAPNNDNMHWGIKKHDDPTRASVQALNGFRDFFVYRFSETYLLAAEALIMAGKPTEALPYFNAVRARAAKPGKQLPDVTAARLDIDQLLDERARELGGEGMRWMDLVRTGKLIERVKKYNPNAVNIKAYHVLRPVPQAQIDLSTVKFPQNNGYF encoded by the coding sequence ATGTTATTTAATAAACATCTTCATCTGCTTACTGCCATATCCCTGTGCTGCACGTTCTTTACCTCCTGTAGCCTGGATGAAAAAGAGCTGTACAAACCGGTACCGGAAGCCATATACAGCACGCCGGCCGGCATATCCAACGGTGTTACCGGCGTATACAGCAAACTGAGAGGGCTATACGGTTCCCAGAAAGGCTTTACTGTTACGACTATGGGCACTGACCTCTTCCATCACGGAAAAGACGGCGGTTATAAATATATGGACGACTATTCCGCCGCCCTCAATCCTGCGGATGATTACCTGAACGGTATCTGGAATGATTGTTATGCCGGCATCAATGCCGCCAATACCGTCCTCGACAGGATAGACGCTGTGGCCATGGACGATAAGCTCAAAACACAGTACAAGGCGGAAACCCGATTCCTTCGGGCACATTATTATTACTGGCTGACCCTTCAGTTCGGGGATGTAGTCTATTCAGCACACGAAACCAAGGGTGTGGTGACTGATGCCGGCAGAACGGCCAAAGAGGAAATCTGGAAAAGCATGCTGGAAGATACGCAGTTCGCTGCCGATCAGCTGAGCTGGACATCTCCTGACTACGGACGGATCACCAGGGGCGCCGCGCTTCACCAGCTGGCAAAAGTAAAGTTGCTGCTGAAAGACTATGACGGCGCTGCCGCTGCTGCGGTAAAAGTGATCAAAGAAGGGCCTTACCAGCTGGTAAAAACCTATGGTGGCGTATTTGACTACAACAACCAGCGAAATACCGAAATTGTATTCGCCGTACAATACATCAACAATGCCCTGTTTAATGACGACGGCAACCAGGGACACGCTTTCTTTACGCCGGCGTACGACCAGTATGCCGGCCTGAAACGCGACCTGGAACAAGGCGGACGCCCCTATACCCGCTTCAGGCCTACCGCCTTCTTCAGAGAACTGTTTGATCCAAATGATGCCCGCTTTGACGTCACCTTCCGTTATACGTGGACGTACAACAACACCGCTACCCTGCCGGCAGGAAAAAAGATAGGCGACACCGTAGTATGGCAGATATCACCGGGCGTCACTTCACTCATTGCGCCCAACAACGACAACATGCACTGGGGCATCAAAAAACATGATGACCCTACCCGCGCCAGCGTACAGGCCCTCAACGGCTTCCGCGATTTTTTTGTGTACCGCTTCTCAGAAACCTACCTGCTGGCGGCTGAAGCCTTGATCATGGCAGGAAAGCCCACCGAGGCGCTTCCCTACTTCAACGCCGTCAGGGCCAGGGCTGCCAAACCAGGAAAACAGTTGCCCGATGTTACCGCCGCCCGGCTGGACATAGACCAGCTCCTCGACGAACGCGCACGGGAACTGGGTGGTGAAGGAATGCGCTGGATGGACCTTGTCCGCACCGGCAAGTTGATAGAAAGAGTGAAGAAATACAATCCCAATGCGGTAAACATTAAGGCGTACCACGTTTTACGCCCTGTTCCGCAGGCACAGATAGATCTGTCTACCGTCAAATTCCCACAGAACAACGGATATTTTTAA
- a CDS encoding glycosyl hydrolase family 18 protein — translation MKISNPVQTAMAAALLFSSCLLMNACTKNLADNTLSQQATDAAKRAAVLTGAVTDSSLIAYKKSPHEIYAGFYRFQGPCYGAAPNGSNFSQVPDSLDVLILFCFSPSSPIADSVPRWINALHAKGTKVIVTGNLDLAPGAPDNTTGYATTAKRIMDSIVNRYGFDGYDIDIESNPSGTELTRMAGVYSALSKYLGPKSGTGKLLTFDTNQSGSNSLFKKVYTMVDYVWLQAYGRGASTLQSTWNTFAPYIKSTQFIPGFSFYEERGYPGNVWYDVTYPVNGTGRAFDYARWEPSGGKKGGVFSYAIDRDAPLTSSTDNTLYTPTYIVSKMLIRIMNP, via the coding sequence ATGAAAATTTCAAATCCTGTGCAAACAGCTATGGCTGCCGCATTGCTGTTCTCATCCTGCCTGCTGATGAATGCCTGCACTAAAAACCTGGCCGACAACACACTTTCCCAACAAGCTACAGACGCTGCGAAGCGGGCCGCTGTGCTCACTGGTGCTGTTACCGACAGTAGCCTGATCGCCTACAAAAAGAGCCCGCATGAAATCTACGCCGGCTTTTACCGGTTCCAGGGCCCGTGTTATGGCGCTGCGCCCAATGGCTCTAACTTTTCACAGGTGCCCGACAGTCTCGATGTGCTGATCCTGTTTTGTTTCAGTCCCAGTTCCCCGATCGCAGACAGCGTGCCCCGATGGATCAATGCCCTGCATGCAAAGGGTACCAAAGTGATCGTCACCGGCAACCTGGACCTGGCGCCGGGTGCGCCGGACAACACTACAGGTTACGCCACTACTGCGAAGCGCATCATGGACAGTATCGTTAACCGCTACGGATTTGACGGTTATGACATCGATATTGAAAGTAATCCTTCCGGTACCGAATTGACCAGGATGGCGGGAGTTTACAGCGCCTTGTCCAAATACCTGGGCCCTAAATCCGGCACCGGTAAACTGCTGACATTTGATACCAATCAAAGCGGCAGTAACAGCCTGTTCAAAAAAGTATACACCATGGTAGACTATGTATGGCTGCAGGCCTATGGTAGGGGAGCATCCACGCTTCAGTCCACCTGGAATACTTTTGCTCCGTATATCAAATCCACACAGTTCATTCCCGGTTTCTCCTTTTATGAAGAAAGAGGCTATCCCGGCAATGTGTGGTACGACGTGACTTATCCTGTAAATGGCACCGGCCGGGCTTTTGACTATGCACGGTGGGAACCTTCCGGTGGTAAAAAAGGCGGGGTATTCAGTTACGCCATCGATCGGGATGCGCCGTTAACGTCTTCTACGGACAACACGCTTTATACGCCGACTTATATCGTCAGCAAAATGTTGATACGGATTATGAATCCCTGA